AAACCACCGTCGACGTGCAGACCCCGGTCAAGCTGGAGGTCGCCGTGCCGACCGTGCTCTACGCCGACGGCGTGGTGGACGGCATGCGCTCGGACGGCGTGGTGTTCTGGTCGCCGGAGGTCCAGCCCGAGGTCGGCGAAGGCACCAAGCTGCGCTTCCCGGCCGGGTCGCCGGTGCCGGTGGTGGCCGGGGCGGTGACCGACAACGCGACCTGGCTGCTGCCCGCCTCCGACGACGTGACCGACCTGCTCAGCACGTACTCGCTGATGTTCGCCACCTTTCTCGGCACCATGGGCCTGCCGCACGTGCTGGTCCGCTTCTACACCAATCCGGACGGCAAGGCCGCGCGCCGGACCACCGTGCACGTGCTGCTGCTGCTCGGCCTGTTCTACCTGTTCCCGGCGCTGCTCGGCGCGCTGTCCCGGTTGTACGTGCCGGAGCTGCTGGTCACCGGGCGGACCGACGCGGCGGTGCTGATGCTGCCGTCGGCGATGCTGGGCGGGCTCGGCGGGCAGATCCTCGGCGCGGTCACCGCCGCCGGTGCCTTCGCCGCCTTCCTGTCCACCGCGTCGGGCCTGCTGGTCAGCGTGGCCGGGGTGCTGTCCACCGACGTGCTCCCCGGTCGTGTCCGCGACTTCCGGCTCGCCGCGGTGCTGGTCGCGCTGGCCCCGCTGGGCATCGCGCTGGCCCTGCGCCAGGACGACCTGTCGCTGAGCGTTGGCATGACCTTCGCGCTGGCCGCGTCCACCTTCAGCCCGATGCTGCTGCTCGGCGTCTGGTGGCGGAAGCTGACCTGGACCGGGGCGCTGGCCGGCATGGTGGTCGGCGGCACGCTGGTGCTCGGCGCGCTCGCGATCAACATCGTCAGCGGTTACACCGGCGGCTGGGCGCCGTGGTTCGCCGTGCAGCCCGCGTTGTTCACCGTGCCCGCCGCCTTCATCGCCACCATGGTGGTCAGCAAGGCGACCGCGCACCGGGTGCCGGACGACCTCAACGCGGTGATGCTGCGCCTGCACGCGCCGGATCCGCTGGGCTTCATGCGGGACCGGGCGGTGGCGCGGTTCGGCCAGGCGGAGGAAAAGGTGCGCACCGGCCGCGGTCGCCACCGGAAGTAACAATTCTACTTACGGTTACTCCATTCCCCTGATCGTGTGGCCTGCACAACTCCCCCGTCAGGAGGATGATCCTCGGCAAGCCCACTTGCCCGCTTGATCGAGGGAGGTCCTGTGAGCAGTAGCGAACCGATGACCGAAGCCGACTGGAAGCGTGTTCAGGCCAGTCCGGAATTCCGGCAACTGCGCAAACGCCTGCGGAACTTCGTCTTCCCGATGACCGTGTTGTTCCTCGGCTGGTACCTGCTCTACGTGGTGCTGGCGGCCTACGCGCAGGGCTTCATGTCCACGAAGCTGGTCGGCAACATCAACGTCGGCCTGGTGCTCGGCCTGCTCCAGTTCGTCTCGACCTTCTTGATCACGGGGTTGTACGTGCGCCACGCGAACCGGCACCTGGACCCGGTCTCCGACAAGATCCGCGAGGATGTCGAGGGGGTCGCGAAGTGAACCTCGCACAGGCCGTCCAGGGTTCGAACCCGATCCTGAACATCAGCATCTTCGGCGCGTTCGTGGTGGTCACGCTGGTGATCGTGTTCCGGGCGTCGCGGAACACGAAGACCGCGTCGGACTACTACGCCGCGGGTCGCGCGTTCTCCGGTCCGCAGAACGGCATCGCGATCGCCGGTGACTATCTGTCGGCGGCGTCGTTCCTCGGGATCGCGGGTGCGATCGCGGTCTACGGATACGACGGATTCCTTTACTCGATCGGGTTCCTCGTCGCCTGGTTGGTGGCTTTGCTGCTGGTGGCGGAACTGCTGCGCAACACCGGCAAGTTCACCATGGGCGACGTGCTGGCGTTCCGGATGAAGCAGCGTCCGGTGCGTGCGGCCGCCGCGACTTCGACGCTGGCGGTGAGCTTTTTCTACCTGCTGGCGCAGATGGCGGGTGCCGGCATCCTGGTTTCCTTGCTGCTGGGCATTTCCAACACCGCCGGGCAGGCCGTGGTGATCGCGGTGGTCGGCGTGGTGATGATCATCTACGTGCTGGTCGGCGGCATGAAGGGCACCACCTGGGTGCAGATCATCAAGGCCGCGTTGCTGATCACCGGTGCGTTCGCGATGACCGTCTGGGTGCTCGCGCGCTACGGCTTCAACCTTTCCGAGCTGTTGGGCAGCGCGGTCCAGCGCGTCGGTTCGGGCGGGGAAGCGATCTTGAACCCCGGTGCGCGCTACGGGGTTTCGGAAACGTCGAAGATCGACTTCCTGTCGCTGGGCATCGCGCTGGTGCTCGGCACCGCCGGTCTGCCGCACGTGCTGATGCGCTTCTACACCGTGCCCACGGCGAAGGACGCGCGGAAGTCGGTGGTGTGGGCGATCGGCCTGATCGGGCTGTTCTACCTGTTCACCCTGGTGCTCGGTTACGGCGCCGGTGCGATCGTGGGCAAGGACGCGATCAACAAGGCTCCAGGTAAGGAAAACTCGGCCGCACCACTACTCGCGCAGGCTCTCGGCGGTCCGATCCTGCTGGGCTTCATCGCGGCGGTGGCGTTCGCGACGATCCTGGCGGTGGTTGCCGGGTTGACGATCACCGCGTCGGCGTCGTTCGCGCACGACGTGTACGCCAACGTGATCAAGAAGGGCAAGGTCTCCGACAGCAACGCCGAGGTCCGGGTCGCCCGGATCACCGCACTGGTGATCGGCGCGGTCGCGATTGTCGGCGGGATCTTGGCGAAGGACCAGAACGTCGCGTTTCTCGTCGCGCTGGCCTTCGCGGTGGCGGCATCGGCGAACCTGCCGACGATCTTGTATTCGCTGTTCTGGAAGCGGTTCAACACCTCCGGCGCGTTGTGGTCGATCTACGGCGGCCTCACCGTCACCGTGGTGCTGATCATTTTCTCGCCCGCCGTTTCCGGGCTGTCGAATTCGATGATCAAGGGCGTGGACTTCCACTGGTTCCCGTTGCAGAACCCGGGTCTGGTGTCGATTCCGGTGTCGTTCTTCCTCGGCTGGCTGGGCACGGTCCTGTCGAAGGAGCACAACGAGGACAAGTACGCGGAGATGGAGGTCCGCTCGCTCACCGGGGCGGGGGCGGAGAAAGCTGTTCCGCACTGAGCACCGCTTCGACCAGTTCCAGGTCGGCGCGCAGGTGCGCCCGGCCGTTGTCGAACATGGCCTGCCAGAGCGGCGGAAGCGGGGCTTTCGCCGCCTGGCCGGTCTCCCAGTCGGCCAGCTGCGCGCGCAACGAGTGCGCCAGCGACTCGGCGAGCGACCGCACTTCCTCGGGCGGAAGCACGTCGACGAAGGTCAGCAGCAGGTAGACGCTCGCCGGGTAGGCGTTGGGCAGCTGCCCCCAGAGCTTCCTGGTGAGCCGCTTCAGCTCCTCGCGCCCGGCGTCGGTGATCGAGTACACCGACCGGTCGCGGCGGGCGGTCGGCTCGACGCGGTCCAGCTCGGCCAGCCCCTCCTTGGCGAGCTGGGTCAGCGCGTGGTGCACCGAGTACGGCTTGACCGCAGCCCACTTCTCGGCGTGACTGTCGACGAGCCACCTGCGGATCTCGTACCCGTGCCGCGGCTGTTCCGCGAGCAGCGCGAGCACCAGCAGCCGGACGTTCACGTGGTCCGCTCGAAGGCGAAGTCGCAGTGGTCGCAGCCGTAGCCGATGGTCACCGGGCGCTCGGCGCGCAGGCCGTGCCGGTCCGGATCGACCGCGGCCAGCATCGGCTTGTCCCATTCGCACCACACGGCCGCGGTCAGCTCCGGCGCGCCGAGCCGGGTGCTCGCGTCGTGGTAGACGCAGCGGTGTGCGCGGCCCAGGTAGGCGCGGTCGTTGTCGGTCACCCGTTCCCAGGCGAATCCCTTGCCGTAGAAGGACTTCTCCTGCTCGCGCACGTTTTCGACCATGGCCGCGAACGGATCGGGCGCGCGGTCGAGTTCGGCGCGCACGGTGTCGGCGAGCCAGTCGCCGAACTGGTCGACCACCACCCGGCGCACTGTTTCGAGCGGGTCGGGCACGCGGCCGTCGAGCCAGCGGTAGGCGGCGACGGCGTACGCGGTGAGCACCACGTGGCTGCGTGCGGCCTCGTCGACGACGAGGTCTTCGGTCTGGTCGAGCAGGTCCTCGGTTTCACGTTCGAGCCGGGCGCGGACCTCGGCCGCGTCCGGTACGCCGTCGAGCAGCGCGGAGAAGAACGGTTCGACGAACCAGCTTCTCGGGTCGTTCAGGTCGGTCATGCCGGTAAACGATAGACAAGTTTGTCTATCGAGTCCAGAGCGGCCCTGTTCACACGCGCTGAACGTGGCTTCGTGCGAGCATGGTGGCGTGGTGAACCCTGCTGAAGTGCCCACTGTGGACGTGCCCGAGCTGCCCGCCGAGTTCGCGCTGCTCGACGTCCGCGAGAACTACGAATGGGCCGCAGGGCACGCCCCCGGAGCCGTGCACATCCCGATGAGCGAGCTGCCCGGCCGGGTCGCCGAGCTGCCCGCGGCCGACCAGCTCTACGTGATCTGCCGCAGCGGCGTGCGCTCGGCCAACGTCGCGGCCTGGCTCAACGGCCAGGGCCGGGAGGCGGTCAACGTGGCGGGCGGCATGCAGTCATGGCAGGCGCACGGCAGGCCGATGGTCACCGAACAGGGTGCCGAGCCGCAGGTGGTGTGAGCGTGCACCCCCAGCACTACCCACCCCAGCAGCAGTACCAGCACCGGCCGCCGATGCGGCAGCGGGTGCGCTGGGTGGCGACCCCGCCCTACGGCCCGGCACCGCGCCGCCGTGCGGTCGACCACCGCTACTACGGCCCGCCCGCCTACCGGGTTCCGCCGCGCTGGGGCTTTCCGAACGTGGTCTGGCGGCTGCCGACGGCGGTGCCCGGCACCCCGTCGAACGCCCCGCGCCCGGCCCAGCGGCTGCGCGCGCTCTCCCGCAACGCCACCGTGTTGCTGTGGGTGCTGGCCGGGTTCGCCGCGGTGGCCGCGCTCGCCGAGGGCTGGCGGTACGTGCTGCTGCTGGTCAGCCGCGACTCCGCGCTCGACGCCGACCTGGTCGGCGCCTCCGACGCCCTGGTGCTCACCGCCGCGCTGCTGACCTTCCTGCTCGCCCTGTTCGCCGCCGGGATCAGCCTGTGGTGGCTGCTGGTCGCGCGCGTGGTCGCCGCCGACGAGCTGGGGGAGCGCCCGCCCCGGCCGCCGTGGCAGGTGCTCGTCGGCTTTTTTGTGCCGGGGCCGAACCTGGTGATGGCCGGCTCGATCGTCGCCGAGACCGAGCACGCCGTGCTGCGGCGTCCCGGCACCGAGCGCCCCCGGCCGTCGCGGTTGGTGCTGGCCTGGTGGGGCACCTGGGCGCTGAACGGGGTGCTGCTGGTCGTCTCGGTGATCTGGCGGCTGCGCGACGGTGTGCAGGCGCAGGCCGACGGGGTGCTGCTGGCCGTGCTGACCGACGGTTCCGCCGCCGGGCTGGCCGTGCTCACCGCACTGCTGGTCCGCCGGATGACCGGTCTGCTGGCTCCGGTCGGCGAGGACAAACTGCGCCACCTGCGCGTGCTCAGCGTGAGCGGCGCGCCCGAACCCGAACTGCGCCCGGCCCGCCCGGCTACCGCACCCCGGTGACCGGCAGCTCCCGGTAGCCGCGCATGACGAACTCCGGTCGGCGTGGCGGTTCCCCGGCCGGCTCCAGGGCCGGCAGCGCGGTCAGCGCGCGGAACGCGGCGGCGATCTCCACCCTGGCCAGCGGCGCGCCGAGGCAGAAGTGGATGCCCGCGCCGAAGCCGAGGTGCGGGTTCGGCGAGCGGCGGATGTCGAAGCTGTCCGGCTCGGCGAACACCTCCGGATCGCGGGCCGCGGCCCCGAGCAGCGCGCCGATCTTCCGGCCTGCTTCGAGGCGGTACCCGGCGATCTCCACGTCCTCGGTGGCGGTCCGCTCGAACAGCTGCAACGGCGAGTCGAACCGGATCGCCTCTTCGACCGCGGTATCGATGTTCGACGGCAGCAGTTCCCACTGGTCGCGGTGGTCGAGCAGGGCGCGCAGGCCGTTGCCGAGCACGTTGACCGTGGCCTCGTGGCCCGCCATCAGCAGCAGTACGGCGGTGGCGACCAGTTCGTCGTCGGAAAGCCTGCCGTTGTCGTCGTCGCGGACGCGCACGAGGTCGCTGATCAGGTCGTCGCCCGGATTCGCCGCGCGCTCGGCGGACAGCTTCCGCAGGTAGTCGACGAATTCCCCGGCCGCTTGCTCGGCCATGGCGCGCTTGTCCTCGGACAGGCCGTACTCGTACATCTTCACGATGTGGTTGGACCACGGCACCAGGAGCGGCCGGTCGGCCTCCGGCACCCCGAGCAACTCGGCGATCACCTCGACCGGCAGCGGCTGCGCGACCTCGGCGAGGAAGTCGGCCTGGCCCTCGTCGCGAATCCGCGCGGCGAGCCGGTCGACCAGCTTCGCGGCGACCTGCTCGACGCGCGGCCTGAGTCGTTCGACGTGACCGCGCGCGAAGGCCGACGACACCAGCCGCCGCAGCCGCGTGTGGGCCGGTGGCTCGTTCTCCAGCAGGGAGTTGCGGTGCAGCAGGTTGAAGGAGACGAACTGCTCGGCGGGCGTCGCGTCACGCCAGATCCGCCCGAGGGACCTGTGCCTGAGCACCGCCGACGCCGCCGGATGCGACACCGCGATCGCCAGCCCGAGCCCTTCGTGATGGTGCACCGCCCCCTTCGCCCGAAGCTCGGCGAAGTACGGGTACGGATTCGCGAGGAACGCCGGATCAGCAGGCTCGAACACCAGCCGACTGTAGCTCCACCCAGCCGTACCATGTCGTCACGTGACCACCGACGCGGATGGGCGGACCCTCTGGCGGATCCACGACGAGCGCCTGGTCGACGACACGCGCCGGCTTCGGCTGAGCATCGCGTCGGTGGAACTGCCCGACGGGGTGACTTTCGAGCAGTGGGTGTTCCGCATCCCCAAGGCCGCGGTGATGGCCGTTCTCGATGACCAGGACCGCGTGCTGATGATGTGGCGGCACCGGTTCATCATCGACCGGTGGGTGTGGGAGCTGCCCGGCGGTTACGTCAATCCGGACGAAGACCCCGCGGTGACCGCGGCGCGCGAGGTCGAGGAAGAGACCGGCTGGCGGCCGCTCGACATCGAACCGCTCGGCAGCCTGCAGCCGATGGTCGGCAGCGCCGACGCCGAGAACCTGCTGTACGTGGCTCGAAGGTCCGAGTACGTCGGGGAGCCGGAGGACATCAACGAGGCCGAGCGCGTCGCCTGGATTCCGCTCGACACGGTCCGGACCCGCATCAGCAAGGGCGAGATCGTCGGCGCGGCATCGCAGGTGGCGCTCCTCCACGTCCTCGCCTTCCACCGCTGAGCCCGCCCGGATCGCTCGGGTCGAGCGCCTGGCGGGCCCCGCCGTTCGGTACCGTCGGCCCGACCGAACGCGAGGAGGAACTGTGGGCAAGGCGGCGCGCAAGAAGGGGCCCAAGAAGAACGGGGCGCCCAAGAAGGTTCGCGAAGTCTTCGTCGGCCAGCCGTTCGAGGGGCTGGTGGCGGAGCCGGAGCTGATCGCGCTGCGTGAGTTCGTTCCGTCCGCGACCGTCGAGCTGCCGCTGAAGGACACCGACGGGCGCAAGGTGGTGCTCGGCACCGTGCTGCCGATGGCCGCCGCCGCGTTCGTGCGCTCCGACGGCCAGGCCTTCGTCGGCCTCCAGGTGCAGACCCGGTCCACCGACGTCAGCCGCGACATCGGCCGGTCGATCCGCTGGGCGCTCGAGGCCAAGGAGGGCGACGTGCTCTCCGTGCCCGACACCATCACGCCCGGCGGTGAGGGCGAGCGACTGCAGGACCTGCTCGACCCGACGGCCGAGTTCGACGTGCAGATGCACACCGACTTCTCCTGGTGGCTGCCCGAGGGTACCGAGGCCGAGGGCGAGGTGGCGCTGTCGCTGGAGCGCGCGAACGGCGCGATCATGCCGTCCGAGCGGCTCGGCACCGGTGCCTACTGGGTCGACGCCGGCGAGAAGGCGCACCTGCGCTGGGTCCGGCCGGAGCCGGAGGGCAAGGTGCTCCAGGCGCTGGCCCGGCTCTCCGCCGCCGGTGAGATCGGCCTCGGCGAGGAGTCGCGCTACGCCGGTTCGTTCCGCGCGCACGGCCTGCTGGTGCCGGTCTGGGACCTCGACCCCGAGGCCCACGCCCGCGAGTGGGACGAGCCCGCGAAGCAGCTCGGCGAACGCCTCGACAAGGCGCTGGCCTCGCTCGACGAGGAGCCCCTCAACGCCGCCGAGCGCCGCGCCCGCGACGGCCTGATCGGTCGTCAGATCACCATTCGCTAGTGGTACTGCACATCTGCTCGAAGCAGGACTGGTTGTCGAGCGGGGACGCCTACCGCGCGCCCTCGCTCGACGACGTCGGCTTCATCCACTGCTCCGACCCCGGCACCGCGCACCTGCCCGCGGACGCGCTCTACGCCGGTCGCACCGATCTGGTCCTGCTCGAGATCGACCCCGCCCGCCTCGGCGTGCCACTGCGCTGGGAGGAAGGCGATCCGCCGCACCCGGCAGGCGTGCGCTTCCCGCACGTCTACGGCCCCATCCCGCGTGAAGCGGTGATCGCGGTGCACGAGTTCCCGCCCGGCCCGGACGGCCGCTTCCACCTCCCACCGGCCATCGCGAACCGGTAACGCGCCACAACGGCTCACCCGTCGGTGCGTCCTTCGATCGGACGGACAACCTGCGGGGGCGCGGATGCGTGAGTCAGACGGTGGTGAGGAGCGGTCGAGAACGCTCACCGGGATTGGAGGCGATACGGTGACCGCGTGCGCGCCGGTTGCGCCAGCCCTTTCGCTGGCCGGAAGCCGTGTCGTCGAGGCGCGCCAGGAGAGGGGATTGGCGGTGTCGGGCGACCTCGTTGACTTCGGGGAGTTCGTCTCGGCCAACCTGCCCGGCCTGATGCGCTACGGCCACGCGCTGACCGGCAACCCGCACGACGCCGCCGACCTGGTCCAGACGGTGCTGGAGAAGATCGGCTCCCGCTGGACCCACGTGCAGCGCAAGACCGGCGACCCGATGGCCTACATCCGCCGCTCGATGGCGAACGCGCACATCAGCCGCTGGCGGCGGACCAAGCGCGAGAACCTGGTTGCCGACATTCCCGACGCCCAGCCGTTCGAGCACGCCGACCCGTTCGAGCACGAGCCGCTGTGGCAGGCGCTACGGGCGCTGCCGCCGAGGCAACGCGCCGTGGTGGTGCTGCGTTACTACGAAGGACTGTCCGAAGCGGAGATCGCGGCTTCACTCGGCGTGAGCCAGGGCACGGTGAAGAGCCAGGCGAGCAAGGCGCTCGCCTCCCTGCGGCTGAAGATGAAGCCCGCGGTGGAAGAGAGCGGAGGGAGGGAAGCGGTATGAGCGCAGACGACGACGAACTGGCCGGTGAACTGCGCCGGCTGTTCGACGACGAACGCCTCGGACTGCGTCCCGCACCGGATGCCGGGCAGCTCATCGTCGCCGGGGCCAAGCGGCGCCGCGTCCGCCGTCGCCGGATGTCCGTCGCCGGTGGCGCGCTCGGTGTGGTCGCGCTGGTCACCGGTGGTTTCGCGCTGACCGGTGGTGGGTTCCGGCACCAGGAGCCGCCGCCGGTGGCCCAGCCGCCCGGCCCGGACCCGGCACTGCAGATCGGGCCGAGCGCCACGATGATCCCGGCACCGGCGCCGTCCAGCCCGCCGCCGGGTTCACCACCGCCCCCGCAGCCGCCGCCGAACCCGAACTCCGGCCAGGCGACCACGCTGCCGCCGACCGCACCGCTGTCCGACGCGCCCGTCGCGACGCAGAAGTCGGGGCCGCCGGGCCCGGTCATCGGCCCCGGTGGCTACGGCAAGCTGCGGTTGAACACGAGCATGGACGAGGCGTCCTCGTCGGGCATCAACTTCACGCCGGAGAACAGCGGCGGCGTGGACGGCGGCTGCACCAGCTACTTCTTCAGCGGGACGGGCGTGCCCAGCGGCGGTTCGGTGGTCGTCTCGCCGAACCGCGGCGTGGTGTACATCAATCCGTCGGTGCCCGCGACCACACCGGAGGGCATCGGCGCCGGCGCGACGCGTGAACAGCTGCGGAAGACCTATCCGGAGGCGACCACCGGCCCCAACGGCGACGTGGTGCCGATCGGCAACGGCTACCGCTACCGCGTGGTGGTCAGCGAGACCGCGGTGGTCGAGCACGTCTATCTCGACGACAGCCTGCAGGACTGCTACGAGTGAACCCGGGCGCTCCCAGTGGGAGCACCCGGGTCCGAGTGGTCAGCCCTCGGGGGCCGATCAGATGGCGCCGCCGGCCACCGGCGGCATGAGCGGGTCGTCGCCGCCGTCGCCGACCGATTCGCGGGAGAGCCAGTTCTCCACCTCGAACAGGTTGCCGTTGGCGCGCTTGACGATGTTGAGCAGGGTGGACATCGCGGAGATCTCCTCCACCTGCTCCTTGAGGAACCACTGGACGAACTGCTCGGAGATGTAGTCGTCCTCGTCGCGGGCGGCCTTGGCCAGCGTCTTGATGTCGGCCGCGACCTCCTTCTCCTGCTCGAGGGCGAGTTCGATCAGCTCGTGCACCTCGGAGAAGTCGTTGCGGACGTCTCCGGTGCCGGGGATCTCGACGTGGTGGTCGGTGTCCAGCATGTACTGCACCAGAGCGAGGGCGTGGTTGCGCTCCTCGTTCGCCTGCCGGAAGAAGTGCTTCGCCAGTTGCGGCAGGTCCTCGTTCTCGAACCAGACCGCCAGCGCGATGTACTGCTGGGAGGCGTTGAACTCGTTGTGCACCTGCTGCTGGAGCAGCTCGTAGAACTTCGAACGCGGATTCTTCTTGGTGAGGGCCATGTATTCAACGGTAACCCAGCCCGGCAATTATCTCCAATTGTACCTGGTGATTCCCGCCCCATTAGGTTACCATTCCCAAAAGAAGGCAGAACTAATTTTGTTTAGCCTTGCCTAATTCATTCGGTGAATCAGCGGAGCGAGTCGCGCACCACCGGGCAGGACATGCACCGCGGCCCGCCCCGGCCGGAGCCCAGTTCCGAGCCCGCGATGCGCAGCACCTCGATCCCGGCCGCCTCCAGGCGCTCGTTGGTCTCCACGTTGCGCTCGTAGCCGACCACCACGCCCGGCGCCACGGCCAGCGTGTTGTTCCCGTCGTCCCACTGCTCGCGTTCCGCGGTCACCGGGTCGAGGCCGGTGTCGATCACCCGCAGCCGGTCGATGTCCATCGCCTTGGCCGCCGCGGTCAGGAACGGTTCCGGGCCGTCCACCCGCAGCGCGCCGTCGTCACCGGTGAACAGCGTGTAGGCCACCAGCGAATCCCTGGCCAGCGGGTACATCACCACCGCGTCGGTGTTGACCATCGTGCACACGGTGTCCAGGTGCATGGTGGCCCGCGACTGCTCGATCGGCACCGCCAGCACCGTGTGCGCGAGGTCGTCGGCGAACACCGAGCGCGCCAGCGATTCGGCACCGGCCGCCGAAGTCCGCTCGCCGACGCCGATCGCGACCACGCCCGGCGCCAGCAGCATCACGTCGCCGCCTTCGATCGGCGCGGAATGCGCGCCATAGGCACGGGCGGCCTGCCGGAATCGCGGGTGATAGGCGTAAACCAGGTCCAGCACCGCGGTTTCCCGGCGGCGCGCGGGCATGGTCAGTGAGGAAATCGCCACCCGGTCGGCGATCCACGCGGAGGAATCACGCGTGAACAACAGGTTCGGCAGCGGGTCGACGGCGAAATCACGCGGATGGTTCATTTTCCGGACCAGCGAAGCGCCTTCCGCGGCGGGCAGTTCCTCGAAGGTCATCCCGGCCATCAGCACCTCGGCCAGCGTTTCCGAGTCCACAGAGGACAGATGGGACCGGAGCACGTCGGCCAGCTCGGCACCGAGCCTGCGGTCGTCCACCGCCGCGTGCACCCCGGCGGCGTGCGCGCGCTGGTCGTCGAGCGCGCTGCGCAGCACCTCGGCCAGCAGCAGCACCTCGACACCGCGGCCGCGCAGCACCTCGGCGAAGGCGTCGTGCTCCTCCTGGGCGCGGTCGACCCACGGAATGGAGTCGAACAGGAGCTGGTCGTTGTTGCGCGGCGTGAGGCGCTTCAGCTCGGCGCCCGGCCGGTGCAACAGGACCGAGCGCAGTGGCCCGACCTCGCTCTCCACCCGGGGCGCGGACACGGTCTCGGAAGTCGCTTGCTCGACGGTCACATGCTGAGACTAATCACTTCCACCGCGGTAATGGTTCGGTAAGCGGTGGGAGTATGGCCGCCGCGCGGCCGGTGGCCCAGAGTGAACGCATGTCGCGCAAGAAGAAGCTCATCCTGGCCGCGCTCGGGCTCGGGCTGGTGGTTGCCGCCGTCGGTCTGTGGGCCTTCCAGCCGTGGAAGGCGTTCACCCGCAGCACGGTGGACGAAGCGCTGCCGGTGGCCGTGAACAGCGCGGTCAGCGAAGCACCGCGGCAGCCGGCCGCGCCCACCTCCGAGTCACCCGGCGCGCCCGAGTCACCCGAGCCGTCCGAGCCGCCCGAGCCGAAGGACCTGGCCACCGGCGAGTTCGTCAGCCAGGAGCACGACACCAGCGGCAAGGCCCGCGTGGTCGATCTCGGCGACGGCAACCGCGTGCTGCGCCTGGAGGGCTTCTCCACCTCCGACGGTCCCGACGTGCACGTGTGGCTCAGCGCGGCCACCGCGGGCGGTGAATGGGGCAAGTACGACGACGGCGCCGTGGTCAAGCTCGGCAAGATCAAGGCCACCGACGGGAACCAGAACTACAACATTCCGGCCGACGCGAAGCTGTCCGGGCTGCGCAGCGTGGTCATCTGGTGCGACCGCTTCAACGTCGCCTTCGGCTCCGCGCCGCTGTCCCTCTGAAAAGCTCGGAAAATAAGCACCGCGGAGGTCGTTCCGGCGCTTGTCCGTTCGTAGGTTCGGTGTGAGAACACCGCAGAGAACACAGAGAACGGAGACCTTCATGTCGAACGCCCGACCGCCCGTGGTCGACCTGGCCACCTGGCAGGCCGCCCGCGACGAACTCCTGGTCCGCGAGAAGGCGCACACCCGTGAGGGCGACGCCATCGCCGCAGCCCGGCGGCGGCTGCCGATGGTGGAGTTCGACGGAAAGGTCGAGGTGGTCGGTGCCGACGGCCCCGTCCCGTTCGTCGACCTGTTCGACGGCCGCGACGAACTCGTGGTCTACCAGCACATGTGGCATGAAGGCGCGCCTCACCAGGGCCAGTGCGAGGGCTGCACCAACATGGTCTGGCACCTGCGGGACACCGTCGTCTACCTCAAGGCGCGCGGGGTCTCGTTCGCCGTCGTGACCAGGGGCCGGTGGGAGGAGGTGGCTCCGTTCGTGGAGTTCATGGGCTACACCGACCCCTGGTACTCGGTGCGCGACGTGCCCGCGCCGGTCGGCGGCGCCATGGCCTCCCTGTCGTGCTTCCTGCGCGACGGCGAGCGCACCTTCCTCACCTACTCCACGACGGGACGC
The genomic region above belongs to Amycolatopsis sp. YIM 10 and contains:
- a CDS encoding DUF485 domain-containing protein, coding for MTEADWKRVQASPEFRQLRKRLRNFVFPMTVLFLGWYLLYVVLAAYAQGFMSTKLVGNINVGLVLGLLQFVSTFLITGLYVRHANRHLDPVSDKIREDVEGVAK
- a CDS encoding PadR family transcriptional regulator translates to MNVRLLVLALLAEQPRHGYEIRRWLVDSHAEKWAAVKPYSVHHALTQLAKEGLAELDRVEPTARRDRSVYSITDAGREELKRLTRKLWGQLPNAYPASVYLLLTFVDVLPPEEVRSLAESLAHSLRAQLADWETGQAAKAPLPPLWQAMFDNGRAHLRADLELVEAVLSAEQLSPPPPR
- a CDS encoding cation acetate symporter; this encodes MNLAQAVQGSNPILNISIFGAFVVVTLVIVFRASRNTKTASDYYAAGRAFSGPQNGIAIAGDYLSAASFLGIAGAIAVYGYDGFLYSIGFLVAWLVALLLVAELLRNTGKFTMGDVLAFRMKQRPVRAAAATSTLAVSFFYLLAQMAGAGILVSLLLGISNTAGQAVVIAVVGVVMIIYVLVGGMKGTTWVQIIKAALLITGAFAMTVWVLARYGFNLSELLGSAVQRVGSGGEAILNPGARYGVSETSKIDFLSLGIALVLGTAGLPHVLMRFYTVPTAKDARKSVVWAIGLIGLFYLFTLVLGYGAGAIVGKDAINKAPGKENSAAPLLAQALGGPILLGFIAAVAFATILAVVAGLTITASASFAHDVYANVIKKGKVSDSNAEVRVARITALVIGAVAIVGGILAKDQNVAFLVALAFAVAASANLPTILYSLFWKRFNTSGALWSIYGGLTVTVVLIIFSPAVSGLSNSMIKGVDFHWFPLQNPGLVSIPVSFFLGWLGTVLSKEHNEDKYAEMEVRSLTGAGAEKAVPH
- a CDS encoding rhodanese-like domain-containing protein; its protein translation is MNPAEVPTVDVPELPAEFALLDVRENYEWAAGHAPGAVHIPMSELPGRVAELPAADQLYVICRSGVRSANVAAWLNGQGREAVNVAGGMQSWQAHGRPMVTEQGAEPQVV
- a CDS encoding DUF4328 domain-containing protein, with translation MSVHPQHYPPQQQYQHRPPMRQRVRWVATPPYGPAPRRRAVDHRYYGPPAYRVPPRWGFPNVVWRLPTAVPGTPSNAPRPAQRLRALSRNATVLLWVLAGFAAVAALAEGWRYVLLLVSRDSALDADLVGASDALVLTAALLTFLLALFAAGISLWWLLVARVVAADELGERPPRPPWQVLVGFFVPGPNLVMAGSIVAETEHAVLRRPGTERPRPSRLVLAWWGTWALNGVLLVVSVIWRLRDGVQAQADGVLLAVLTDGSAAGLAVLTALLVRRMTGLLAPVGEDKLRHLRVLSVSGAPEPELRPARPATAPR
- a CDS encoding L-2-amino-thiazoline-4-carboxylic acid hydrolase → MTDLNDPRSWFVEPFFSALLDGVPDAAEVRARLERETEDLLDQTEDLVVDEAARSHVVLTAYAVAAYRWLDGRVPDPLETVRRVVVDQFGDWLADTVRAELDRAPDPFAAMVENVREQEKSFYGKGFAWERVTDNDRAYLGRAHRCVYHDASTRLGAPELTAAVWCEWDKPMLAAVDPDRHGLRAERPVTIGYGCDHCDFAFERTT
- a CDS encoding cation acetate symporter, which codes for MQLNPWALTGIVLVGMVTFYLGHRSSRFASSTHDFLVARRTVRSRRNAAAISGEYLSAASFLGVAGIVLKEGADGLWFPIGFTAGYLALMLFVAAPLRRSGAYTLPDFLEARLGSMALRRFSTAFVVFIGILYMVPQLQGAGLGLTTILGTPAWVGAVVVTVVVTINVIAGGMRAITVVQAFQYWLKLFAIAAPTFVLCVVFIGGGAGPTAGSLGTPAPPVFTEETTVDVQTPVKLEVAVPTVLYADGVVDGMRSDGVVFWSPEVQPEVGEGTKLRFPAGSPVPVVAGAVTDNATWLLPASDDVTDLLSTYSLMFATFLGTMGLPHVLVRFYTNPDGKAARRTTVHVLLLLGLFYLFPALLGALSRLYVPELLVTGRTDAAVLMLPSAMLGGLGGQILGAVTAAGAFAAFLSTASGLLVSVAGVLSTDVLPGRVRDFRLAAVLVALAPLGIALALRQDDLSLSVGMTFALAASTFSPMLLLGVWWRKLTWTGALAGMVVGGTLVLGALAINIVSGYTGGWAPWFAVQPALFTVPAAFIATMVVSKATAHRVPDDLNAVMLRLHAPDPLGFMRDRAVARFGQAEEKVRTGRGRHRK